The Pogona vitticeps strain Pit_001003342236 chromosome 3, PviZW2.1, whole genome shotgun sequence genome includes a window with the following:
- the TAF10 gene encoding transcription initiation factor TFIID subunit 10 gives MSASGPGSGAGGSSGSGSSGTGGGTGGGVVEPEPGPAAPAPPPAPPLPATEGAKGSGSPGVVVAAAAASGSSGGVGGGGGGGSGGGGAGPAAASSSSSASLLTAAPAAVEGPAPAAASSSSASSSSSSSSSSSSSSSVPNGLFGGPGGASNGEAKPAALAAAAAAASSSSPAAPSSSSSSSASPSGSSAPLVDFLLQLEDYTPTIPDAVTGYYLNRAGFEASDPRIIRLISLAAQKFISDIANDALQHCKMKGSASGSSRNKSKDKKYTLTMEDLAPALAEYGINVKKPHYFT, from the exons ATGAGCGCCAGCGGGCCGGGAAGTGGCGCCGGCgggagcagcggcagcggcagcagcggcaCCGGAGGCGGAACCGGAGGCGGCGTCGTGGAGCCCGAGCCCGGCCCAGCGGCCCCCGCGCCGCCCCCCGCGCCCCCGCTCCCCGCCACGGAGGGGGCCAAGGGCAGCGGCAGCCCCGGGGTGgtcgtggcggcggcggcggcgtcggGGTCGTCGGGCGGcgtcggtggtggtggtggaggggggtcGGGCGGAGGAGGAGCCG gtcccgccgccgcctcttcctcctcctcggcgtCGCTCTTGACCGCGGCCCCGGCAGCGGTGGAAGGCCCGGCCCCcgccgctgcctcctcctcctccgcctcttcctcctcctcctcgtcctcctcctcctcgtcgtcgtcgtcggtGCCCAACGGGCTCTTCGGCGGCCCCGGAGGAGCCTCCAACGGGGAGGCCAAGCCCGCggccctcgccgccgccgccgccgccgcttcctcctcctccccggccgccccgtcgtcgtcgtcgtcgtcgtcggccTCCCCGTCGGGCTCCAGCGCGCCGCTGGTGGACTTCCTGCTGCAGCTGGAGGACTACACGCCGACg ATCCCGGACGCCGTCACCGGCTATTACCTGAACCGCGCCGGCTTCGAAGCTTCCGACCCGCGCAT CATCCGCCTGATTTCTTTGGCCGCCCAGAAGTTCATCTCGGACATTGCCAACGACGCCCTCCAGCACTGCAAGATGAAAGGCTCGGCTTCGGGCAGCTCTCGCAACAAAAGCAAG GACAAGAAGTACACGCTCACCATGGAGGACCTGGCGCCGGCCTTGGCCGAGTATGGCATCAACGTCAAGAAGCCCCACTACTTCACCTGA
- the TPP1 gene encoding tripeptidyl-peptidase 1: MTGGPHVTRSQSAAWREGGRGCASEMGRLGLRCPLTAALCLAAAAAAASSWAPEPDQLFRIPDGWSSLGRVGPSETLSLTFALRQQNVARLAALVQEVSSPDSPAYGKFLSLAEVRALVSPSPRTMDAVHKWLEAHGVRDCRGVSTGDFLLCLMPASTAEGLLPGAQFHWYAKGDRRVLRSPQAYALSQEMAEHLDFVGGLHRFPSEPTAVNRAWATEKRLQANFHLGVTPAVIRKRYNLTDGDVGFSPNSSQACAQFLEQYFHQADLAEFMQLFGKDFPHRSSVDQVVGHQGHGKAGLEASLDVEYLMSTGANISTWVFSNAGRHESQEPFLDWLLVLSNLSALPWVHSVSYGDDEDSLSRAYMERVNVEFQKAAVRGISILFASGDSGAGCRTVARGKHAFRPSFPASSPYVTTVGGTSFQHPFLVSAEVADYISGGGFSNVFPTPSYQAAAVKRFLSTAPKLPPSSYYNSTGRAYPDLAALSDNYWVVSNRIPLPWVSGTSASTPVVAGLLALINDRRLQRGLPPLGFLNPALYRLQEEGHHAALYDVTQGCHLSCLDATVEGQGFCAAPSWDPVTGWGTPNFPALLRALLP, from the exons ATGACGGGTGGCCCTCACGTGACTCGGAGCCAATCGGCtgcctggagggagggagggagaggctgtGCATCCGAGATGGGGCGCCTGGGACTCCG GTGTCCGCTGACCGCTGCCCTCTgcctggccgccgccgccgccgccgcttctagTTGGGCTCCGGAGCCAGACCAGCTCTTCCG GATCCCCGATGGATGGAGCTCTCTGGGGCGCGTCGGCCCTTCCGAGACGCTGAGCCTGACCTTCGCTCTCCGCCAGCAGAACGTGGCCCGCTTGGCGGCTCTGGTGCAGGAGGTCTCCTCCCCGGACTCGCCCGCCTACG GGAAGTTCCTCTCCCTGGCTGAGGTGCGGGCGCTGGTCTCGCCCTCCCCTCGGACCATGGACGCTGTGCACAAGTGGCTGGAGGCTCATGGGGTCCGAGACTGCAGGGGGGTGAGCACCGGGGACTTCTTGCTGTGCCTCATGCCAGCCAG CACGGCAGAAGGCTTGCTTCCAGGAGCCCAGTTCCATTGGTATGCAAAGGGTGATCGCCGGGTCCTCCGGTCCCCACAAGCCTATGCCTTAAGCCAGGAGATGGCAGAACACCTGGATTTCG TGGGGGGTCTTCACCGCTTTCCTTCTGAGCCGACAGCTGTGAATCGGGCCTGGGCCACAGAGAAGAGGCTGCAGGCCAACTTCCACCTCGGCGTGACGCCGGCTGTAATCCGGAAACGTTACAACCTGACCGATGGGGAcgtgggtttttcccccaataGCAGCCAAGCCTGTGCCCAG TTCCTGGAGCAGTACTTCCACCAGGCTGACCTTGCTGAGTTCATGCAGCTGTTTGGAAAAGACTTCCCGCACCGCTCCAGTGTGGATCAGGTGGTGGGTCACCAAGGCCACGGCAAGGCTGGTCTGGAGGCTAGCCTGGATGTGGAGTACCTCATGAGTACAGGTGCCAACATCTCCACCTGGGTCTTCAGCAATGCAG GCAGGCACGAGAGCCAGGAGCCCTTTCTCGACTGGCTCTTGGTGCTCAGCAACCTGTCGGCGCTGCCGTGGGTGCACTCGGTAAGCTATGGCGATGACGAGGACAGCCTTTCTCGAGCCTACATGGAGCGTGTGAACGTCGAGTTCCAGAAGGCAGCTGTCCGTGGGATCAGCATTCTCTTTGCCTCAG GTGACTCTGGGGCAGGTTGCCGGACCGTCGCTAGGGGAAAACACGCCTTCCGACCCAGCTTCCCGGCTTCCAG CCCTTACGTGACGACGGTGGGTGGGACCTCGTTCCAGCACCCCTTTCTGGTGAGCGCCGAGGTCGCCGACTACATCAGTGGCGGAGGCTTCAGCAACGTCTTCCCCACGCCGAGCTACCAG GCAGCTGCGGTGAAGCGCTTCTTGAGCACGGCCCCCAAACTGCCCCCGTCCTCCTACTACAACAGCACCGGGAGGGCTTACCCAGACCTGGCTGCTCTCTCGGACAACTACTGGGTCGTGAGCAACCGCATCCCCTTGCCCTGGGTCTCCGGCACCTCT GCCTCGACTCCGGTagtggccggactcctcgccctGATCAACGACCGGCGCCTCCAGCGAGGGCTGCCTCCCTTGGGCTTCCTCAACCCGGCTCTTTATCGCCTCCAGGAGGAGGGGCACCACGCGGCCCTCTACGAC GTGACGCAAGGGTGCCACCTCTCCTGCCTGGATGCCACCGTGGAGGGCCAGGGATTCTGCGCTGCTCCTTCCTGGGATCCTGTCACAGGCTGGGGGACGCCCAACTTCCCAGCACTGCTTCGTGCCCTCTTGCCCTAA